In Methanothermus fervidus DSM 2088, a single genomic region encodes these proteins:
- a CDS encoding ABC transporter related protein (COGs: COG1131 ABC-type multidrug transport system ATPase component~InterPro IPR003439: IPR003593: IPR017871~KEGG: mth:MTH1370 ABC transporter ATP-binding protein~PFAM: ABC transporter related~SMART: AAA ATPase~SPTR: O27423 ABC transporter (ATP-binding protein)~PFAM: ABC transporter) yields the protein MKAVELKGVSKKFGEINALNNFTLEIEEGEIMGIIGPNGAGKTTTIRIISGILRPDDGEVRVYGYDVTKNPLEVKKLIGYLPEEPNLYERFTVYELLKYFGELYDVDKKKLEMRIKKLLKLVNMEDRANHRINTLSKGMRQRVAVARALIHDPKIVIFDEPTMGLDPGTALTIRKFIAKLRGKKTVILCTHYMEEAEMLCDRVAILNKGKILDIGTPEELKSKIHSPIVLQVKLNDLNVLRNLEIQGIKKIEVKKHHNVEIFLEKRSVIPKIVEKLGKNILSINTKETSLQDVFIKMVGEDEFH from the coding sequence ATGAAAGCTGTGGAACTTAAAGGCGTGAGTAAAAAATTTGGGGAAATTAATGCGCTTAATAATTTTACTTTAGAGATTGAAGAAGGAGAAATTATGGGAATAATAGGCCCCAATGGTGCTGGAAAAACAACGACTATAAGAATAATATCCGGTATATTACGTCCTGATGATGGAGAAGTACGTGTATATGGATATGATGTTACTAAAAATCCTTTAGAAGTTAAAAAACTGATTGGTTACTTACCTGAAGAACCAAATCTATATGAAAGATTTACAGTTTATGAGTTGCTTAAGTATTTTGGCGAACTTTATGATGTAGATAAGAAAAAATTAGAAATGCGGATAAAAAAACTTTTAAAATTAGTAAATATGGAAGATAGAGCAAATCATCGTATAAATACCTTATCTAAAGGAATGAGACAAAGAGTCGCGGTTGCAAGAGCATTAATACATGATCCAAAAATAGTAATATTTGATGAACCAACGATGGGTTTAGACCCTGGTACTGCACTTACAATAAGAAAATTCATTGCAAAACTTAGAGGTAAAAAAACTGTAATTTTATGTACACATTATATGGAAGAGGCAGAAATGTTATGTGATAGGGTTGCTATATTAAATAAAGGTAAAATTTTGGATATAGGAACTCCTGAAGAATTGAAATCTAAAATTCACAGTCCAATTGTCCTCCAAGTAAAATTGAATGACTTAAATGTATTAAGAAATTTAGAGATTCAAGGTATCAAAAAAATTGAAGTTAAAAAACACCACAATGTTGAGATTTTTCTAGAAAAAAGATCTGTAATCCCAAAAATAGTTGAAAAATTAGGAAAAAATATCCTATCTATCAATACAAAAGAAACATCATTACAAGACGTTTTTATAAAGATGGTTGGTGAGGATGAGTTTCATTAA